CAGCCTGAACTGCGCGGCGCTGCCGGATACGCTCGTCGAAAGCGAGCTGTTCGGGCACGTGAAGGGTGCGTTTTCGGGGGCGTCGACAGACCGGGGCGGCAAATTCGAACTGGCCGACGGTGGCACGCTCTTTCTCGACGAAGTCGGTGAGCTGTCGCTCGGCGTGCAGGCCAAGTTGCTGCGCGTGCTGCAAAACGGGCAGTTGCAACGCATCGGCTCGGACCACGAGCACAAGGTCGACGTGCGGCTGATTGCGGCGACCAACCGTGACCTGGCGGCAGAGGTGCGTGAAGGCCGCTTTCGTGCCGACTTCTATCATCGGTTGAGCGTCTATCCGCTGTGGTCACCGCCGTTGCGTGAGCGCGGGCGCGACGTGCTGCTGCTCGCCGGCAATTTCCTCGAAGAAAACCGTTCACGCCTAGGTCTCCTGAGTCTGCGCCTCTCCAGCGACGCGCAGACCGCGCTGCTCGGCTATACGTGGCCGGGCAATGTGCGCGAACTGGAACATCTGATCGGGCGCAGCGCGCTGAAGGCGCTCGCGCGTCATCGCGAGCGGCCGCGCATTCTGACGCTGACGGCGGCCGATCTTGCGCTTTCCGAAGCGGGGCGGGCAGCCATGACGTCGGACGCCGCCGATGCCGATGGCCATGCGCAGCCCGGTGAAGATTTCCGCACGGCTGTCGCTTCGTTCGAACGGACGCTCATCAGCGAAGCGCTCGCGCGTAACGAACGCAACTGGGCTTCCACCGCACGCGAGCTGGGTATGGACCGCGCGAATCTCAACCGGCTCGCAAGACGGCTGGGCTTGAAGTGACACGGGGCGGCACGACAGGGGCGCGGCGGCGAAACGTGCGTCCGCCTCGCTGGCAGCGAGTGCACCCACTCGCTGCGCTGCGTCACGGGGTTACTGCGGAATCGGCTCCTTCACTGGATCGTGATCGCCGACGATCGCATTCCGCTCAGGCCGGCATCTTGCGGAACGCGATCGCGAAGCGGTTCCAGCTGTTGATCGCATTGACCAGCAGCGTCAGGTCGACGAGTTCCTCTTCGCTGAAGTGCGGCTTCACCACTTCCCAGACAGCGTCGGACACGTGCCCGTCTGACACGAGCGTGACGGCTTCGGTCCATTCGAGCGCCGCGCGTTCGCGATCCGTGAAGAATGGCGTTTCGCGCCAGGCCACGACCGTTGCAAGCCGACGCTCGGTTTCACCGCCTTTTCGTGCATCGGTGGTATGCATATCGACGCAGAACGCGCAGCCGTTGATCTGCGATGCACGCAGGCGGACCAGTTCGGTCAGCGACTTTTCGAGGCTGGACTTCCCAATGCGTTCTTCGAGCGCGAGGAGGGCCTTGATGGCGTTCGGATTGGCTTTGTAGAAGTCGAGACGGGATTGCATGACGGATTCCTCGGTTTGGGTTGTTGTGCGTGCGGCGACGCGACATGAGGAAGATTAGGCGATTCACTGGTTCAGCAAAATGACCGGTTTTGACTTTTTTCAGGTAACCAGTGACGGGCCTGAAGAACGTCGGCAGCGCTTCCATATTTGTCAGGCTGAAAAAAATACGCCGGATTGTTTCGCCACCTGTCGCCTATCTATTTGATTAACCTGGCGCTCGACACCTGTGTTAATTTCCTCTCTGATCTCCGCAGCTCGTAGTGCCGTTCAGCACCATTAGAATGCGCCGGATGTTCTGGATCGCGAATGCGCGCCGGGTCATCGGGCAAAGAAAAACAGTCGCGCATAGACGGTTCCAGCAAGCTTCGCCACGTTGTTGGCTGCCCGTTCGCGCATCAGGCATGCACAACCAGACTGAGAGGGTCGAGGTGGCTCAAGGGCGGACATCTATCGCGATCGCGCTTCTCGCGTGGTCGAGCTTGACGGCGAGCCTCACGGCGAGTGCGGCGGAGCCCACCGCGGAGCAGGCACCCGACACGATGCAGGCTCGGGTGCTTGCATGTGCCGCTTGTCATGGCGCGCACGGCGAGGGTACCGACAACGACTACTTCCCGCGTCTGTCCGGCAAGCCCGCAGGCTATCTGTACAACCAGTTGCTGGCGTTTCGCGACGGTCGGCGCAAGTACCCGCCGATGAACTATCTGCTTGCGTACCTGCCCGACGCATACCTGAAAACGATCGCCGATCACTTCGCCGCTGAACGGCGGCCGTTCCCGCCGCCGGCGACACCCACTGTCGATGCGGCGACACTCGCACTCGGTCAGACGCTGGTGACGCGCGGCGATCCGGCGCGCAAGATTCCTGCCTGTGCAAGCTGTCACGGCGGCTCGCTGACCGGCATGGAGCCGGCCATTCCGGGCCTGCTCGGCCTGCACGCCGACTATCTGAGCGCACAGCTCGGCGCGTGGCGCTACGGTACCCGCAGTGCGGCCGCGCCCGACTGCATGAAAACGGTTGCGACACGCCTGAACGAGCACGACATCACAGCGGTCGCCGCATGGCTCGCGTCACAGACGGCGCCCGCCGACCCCGCGCCGGCCGCAGCCGGGTCGCTCAAGATGCCGCTTGCGTGCGGCAGCGTCCCTCACTAACCGGAGAACCGAATTGTCTGCTCTCCGACCCGTCACACCCTCCGGCACGCTCAGGACGCTCGTACGCATCGCCGGCCGCGGCGCGGCGCTCTTCTGTGCGGCCTTCACGCTCGCGCATGCGCAGGGCGCAACGCCTGCGCAAAACGCCGAGCTGATTGCCCGTGGTGAATATCTCGCCCGCGCAAGCGACTGCATCGCCTGCCACACCCTGCCGGCGGGCAAGCTGTTCGCGGGCACACGTCCGATGGATACGCCGTTCGGCACGCTCTATACGCCGAACATCACGCCTGACAAGGAAACCGGTATCGGCACATGGTCCGCCGACGACTTCTACAGGATGCTGCATCAGGGCAAGTCGAAGGATGGCTCACTGCTGTATCCGGCGATGCCGTTTGCGTCCTATACGCGGATGACGCGCGCCGATTCGGATGCGATGTTTGCGTACCTGATGTCGGTGCCTCCCGTGCACCAGCCGAACCGGCCACATACGCTGCGCTTTCCGTTCAACAAGCGCGAGTTGCTGCTTGGCTGGCGCACGCTGTATTTCAAGCAGGGCGAATTCAAGCCCGATCCCACGCAGTCTGCCGAATGGAATCGCGGCGCGTATCTCGTCGAAGGCCCGGGCCACTGCGCGATGTGCCACACCGCGATCAATGCGCTGGGCGGCAGTTCGGCATCGAAGGCCTTCGAAGGCGGCCTGATCCCGATGCAGAACTGGTACGCGCCTTCGCTCACCTCGAACAGGGAGGCGGGCCTCGGCGACTGGAGCATCGAGGATATTTCCGCTCTGCTGAAGAGCGGTGTCTCGAAGCGCGGCGCCGTGTATGGACCGATGGCGGAAGTCGTCTATGACAGCCTGCAATACCTGAGCGATGAAGACATCCGCGCGATGGCCGTGTATCTGAAGAGCCTGCCGGAACGCAGCGGGCAGACGGCCTCGAGCCCAAGCACCGCGGTGGCAGAGGAAAAGAACCTCCTGTTCCCGCTCGGCAAGAAGATCTACGACGCGCAGTGCGCGGTCTGTCACGGCGCAGAGGGCAAGGGCAAGCCGCCGCATTTCCCGCCGCTGGCGCAGAACCAGTCGATCCTGATGACGTCGGCGGTCAACCCTATCCGCATGGTGCTGAACGGCGGCTACCCGCCGGGCACCGAGAAGAATCCTGAGCCGTACGGCATGCCGCCGTTCGCGCACACGCTGTCCGACG
The DNA window shown above is from Paraburkholderia sp. BL10I2N1 and carries:
- a CDS encoding cytochrome c is translated as MAGRGAALFCAAFTLAHAQGATPAQNAELIARGEYLARASDCIACHTLPAGKLFAGTRPMDTPFGTLYTPNITPDKETGIGTWSADDFYRMLHQGKSKDGSLLYPAMPFASYTRMTRADSDAMFAYLMSVPPVHQPNRPHTLRFPFNKRELLLGWRTLYFKQGEFKPDPTQSAEWNRGAYLVEGPGHCAMCHTAINALGGSSASKAFEGGLIPMQNWYAPSLTSNREAGLGDWSIEDISALLKSGVSKRGAVYGPMAEVVYDSLQYLSDEDIRAMAVYLKSLPERSGQTASSPSTAVAEEKNLLFPLGKKIYDAQCAVCHGAEGKGKPPHFPPLAQNQSILMTSAVNPIRMVLNGGYPPGTEKNPEPYGMPPFAHTLSDEEVAAVVTFIRTAWGNRGTPITAREANQLRSAPLY
- a CDS encoding carboxymuconolactone decarboxylase family protein — its product is MQSRLDFYKANPNAIKALLALEERIGKSSLEKSLTELVRLRASQINGCAFCVDMHTTDARKGGETERRLATVVAWRETPFFTDRERAALEWTEAVTLVSDGHVSDAVWEVVKPHFSEEELVDLTLLVNAINSWNRFAIAFRKMPA
- a CDS encoding c-type cytochrome, with the protein product MQARVLACAACHGAHGEGTDNDYFPRLSGKPAGYLYNQLLAFRDGRRKYPPMNYLLAYLPDAYLKTIADHFAAERRPFPPPATPTVDAATLALGQTLVTRGDPARKIPACASCHGGSLTGMEPAIPGLLGLHADYLSAQLGAWRYGTRSAAAPDCMKTVATRLNEHDITAVAAWLASQTAPADPAPAAAGSLKMPLACGSVPH
- the norR gene encoding nitric oxide reductase transcriptional regulator NorR is translated as MTRVEKSTDVVTLTVHAVLDALIPLVEDLSRELPHTERYRRLLETLRTLFPGDAAALLRLEGDTLVPLAINGLSSDTLGRRFRVNDHPRFAQLLDQREPTRFAADSGLPDPYDGLVQGVEGNLEVHDCLGCPLYIDDRLWGLITLDALDPAQFDSIDLPSLQAYLSLAAATVSVVERIDTLARSSEEERRRAEAYRLASSQSRREMIGSSAPYKRLMDEIRVVANSDLTVLITGETGVGKELVANAIHALSPRAGKPMVSLNCAALPDTLVESELFGHVKGAFSGASTDRGGKFELADGGTLFLDEVGELSLGVQAKLLRVLQNGQLQRIGSDHEHKVDVRLIAATNRDLAAEVREGRFRADFYHRLSVYPLWSPPLRERGRDVLLLAGNFLEENRSRLGLLSLRLSSDAQTALLGYTWPGNVRELEHLIGRSALKALARHRERPRILTLTAADLALSEAGRAAMTSDAADADGHAQPGEDFRTAVASFERTLISEALARNERNWASTARELGMDRANLNRLARRLGLK